GCTTGACGAAGACCCGGGCGCGAATCTCTTCGCCGTTGGTCATGCCGCCCTCCAATCCGCCGGCCCGGTTCGTCTTGCGGTGGAAGACGCGCCGGCGCTTGTTGTAATGGATCTCGTCGTGCACCTCGGATCCGCGGGCGCGCGCGCTGCGGAAGCCGGAACCGATCTCGACCCCCTTCACCGACGGGATCGACATCAGCACCTGCGCGATCCGGCCCGAGAGGCGCGCGTCCCACTGCCGGAAGGCTCCCAGCCCGGGAGGCACGCCGCGCGCCACCACCTGGAAGCTGCCGCCGACCGAGTCGCCGCGCCGCTTGGCCGCGTCGATCTCCCGGATCATCTTCTTCTCGAGCGCCGGATCGGCGCAGCGCAGCGGCGAGCCCTCGCTATCCAGAATTCCTTTCCAGCTCGCCTCCTCGTCGTCGGAAGCGCGCGCCGCGCCCACCGACGTGGTGTGCGAGGCCACCTCGATCCCCATCTGGCCCAGCAGCTCCCGGCAGATCGCCCCGACGCCGACGCGTGCCGCCGTCTCGCGCGCCGAAGCCCTCTCCAGGACGTTGCGCGCGTCGTGCGTGTCGTATTTCAGGGATCCCGCCAGATCGGCATGTCCCGGGCGCGGGCGCGAGACCTGCTTCGCCAGGGCCGCCTGGCGCGGCGCGCGCTCGGGGTCCATGGCCGATTGCCAGTTCGGCCAGTCGCGGTTCTCGATGAGCAGCGCGATCGGGCTTCCCAGGGTCAGGCCGAAGCGGATCCCGGCCAGGATGCGCGCCTTGTCCGATTCGATCTTCATGCGGCCGCCGCGCCCGTATCCCAGCATGCGCCGCGCCAGCTGGCGATCGATGGCGGACGACGAAAGCGGCAACCCGGCGGGCATGCCGTCCAGGATGGCGACCAGCGCCGGACCGTGCGACTCTCCGGCGGTCAGGAATCTCAGCAAGATCTTCTCCTCCTCCGAAGCGCGGCATTATCGTCTCCCGCTTCCGCCGCTGTCAAAAGCGCCCCCCCGGCGCTGCCGCCGGTTGCCGCGCTTCGTCCCGTTCGGCTATATTCGAGTGCCCTCAGGGAGATTCTCTTGAAAGTCCTCAACGCCGAGCAGGCAAAAAGCATCGACGAGAGAGCCACGCGCGAGTTCGGCATCCCGGCGATCGTCCTGATGGAGAACGCCGGCTTGCAGGTGGTCGACTACCTGGAAAGCGAGTTCGACGACCTGGACGAGCGCAGCATCCTGGTCCTGTGCGGCAAGGGCAACAACGGCGGCGACGGGATGGTGGCGGCGAAGCACCTGCACAACCGCGGCTACGGCCCGCGGCTGCTCCTGTTCGGACGGAAGTCCGACACCAAGGACGAGGCGCTGGTCAACCTCAAGATCCTGGAGAAATCGGGCGTCGAGATGCTGGAGATCCCCGACATCCGCGGCTGGCACGACTTCCTGCCGGAGCTGTCGCGCTACGACCTGATCGTCGACGCACTGATCGGCATCGGCGTCAAGGGCGGGGTGCGCGGCTTCCTGGAGGAGGTGATGCGCGACGTGAACAACGCCGACGCCGTGCGCCTGTCGATCGACGTCCCTTCGGGACTCTCGGCCGACACCAACGAGATCCCCGGGGTGTGCATCGACGCCGACGCCACCGTCACCTTCGGCTGCCCGAAGATCCCGCACCTGTTCCTGCCGGCGGAGGAGAAGGCGGGCGAGGTCTACATCGCCGACATCGGGTATCCCGCCGAAGCGGTCGAGGCGGAAGGCGTCTGGCTGAACCTGGCCGATCCGGAAGAGCTGGCCGATTACCTCCCGGAGCGCAAGGTGGAGAGCCACAAAGGAGACTACGGCCACCTGCTGGTGGTGGCCGGGTCGAAAGGGAAGCCGGGAGCCGCGCGCATGGTGGCGGAGGGGGCCTTCCGCGCCGGTGTCGGGCTGGTCACCGTGGCGACGCCGGAGAGCGTCCAGCCGATCCTCGCGCCGCAGGTGATGGAGATGATGACCGAGCCGCTGCTGGAGACGCGCGAAGGAACCGTCTCCTCGAAGGCCGGACCCCGAGTCCTGAAGCTGCTCGACGGGAAGGGAGTCCTGACCCTGGGCCCGGGGCTGACCACTGCCGCCGAGACCCAGTCCTTCATCCGCGAGATGGTGGCCGAGACGCGCGTTCCGCTGATCCTGGACGCCGACGGACTGAACGCCTACCAGGGGCACACCGAGATGCTGAACGGCAAGGACCGCCCCCTCATCCTGACGCCGCATCCGGGGGAGATGGGCCGCCTGGTGGGGATGTCGGCCGAGGCGGTGCAGAAGGACCGCCTCGCCATCTGCCGCAAGTTCGCCCGCGAGCACCACTGCTTCGTGACCTTGAAGGGACACCGGACCCTGATCGCCGATCCCGACGGCAACATCTGGGTGAATCCCACCGGGAATCCGGGGATGGCCACGGCGGGCTCGGGCGACGTGCTCACCGGAATCCTCTCCGGCTTCGTGAGCCAGGGGATCCCGATCCTCCACGCCATCCTCCTCGGCGTCTATCTGCACGGGCTGGCCGCCGACCTGTGCGCGCAGCGGCGCGGCGAGCTGCCGCTGATGGCCCGCGACATCGTCGAGCACCTTCCCGAAGCGATGGGCCGGCTGACGCAGGGGTCGGACGGCTCGTCCTGAGTCAGATACTCCCCGGCGTCCGGCGTCCGATCCGGAGGTCCCCATTCCCGATTCCGCGCTCAACGAAAACCACGTCGTGCACGATGAATCCGCCACGCTGGCGCTCGGTGCTTCCCTGGCCGCCCATCTTTCCGCGGGCGACGTCGTGCTGATGGAAGGAGCGCTCGGGTCGGGGAAGACGGCGCTGGCGCGCGGGATTGCCGCCGGGCTGGGAGTGCTGCCGGAGCAGGTCCACTCCCCCACCTTCACGCTGGTGAACCACTACCTGGGTAGACTGCCCGTGTATCACATCGACCTGTACCGCATCCAGAAGCCCTCGGATCTGCTGGAGCTGGGGCTGGAAGAGCTGCTGGGGACCGACGGCGTGGCGCTGGTGGAATGGCCCGAGCGGCTGGGAAGCTGGCTGCCGGATAAGGTGATCCGGGTGTCGATTCAGGATCGGGGCGGGAGCCTGCGGGAGATCCGCGTCGTGGACCGGCGCGCCGGCGGGAATCAGGATTCGGTGCGGTAGTTGGGGGCTTCCTTGGTGATGACCACGTCGTGGGCGTGCGATTCCTTCAATCCGGCGGCGGTGATGCGCAGGAACCTGGCGTCGCGGCGCAGCGCTTCGATGTCGGGGCAGCCGCAATACCCCATCCCGGAGCGCAGGCCTCCCACGAGCTGCGGCACCAGGGCGGTGAGGCTCCCCTTGTAAGGGACCATTCCCTCGATTCCCTCCGGCACCAGCTTCTGCTCCTCGAACTCGTACTCCTGGAAGTAGCGATCGGCGCTGCCGCGCTTCATGGCGCCGATCGATCCCATGCCGCGATACGACTTGAAGGTGCGCCCCTGATAGAGGATCGTCTCGCCGGGCGATTCCTCCGTGCCCGCGAACAGACTGCCGATCATGACGCTGTGCGCGCCGGCGGCGATCGCCTTGGTGATGTCGCCCGAGAACTTGATGCCACCGTCGGCGATCAGCGGGACGTCGTGGCGCTTCCCCGCCTTGGCGCACTCGGCGATCGCCGTGACCTGCGGGACGCCGACCCCGGTGACCACCCGCGTGGTGCAGATCGAGCCGGGGCCGATCCCGACCTTCACGGCGTCCACCCCGGCGCGGATGAGATCTTCCGCCCCTTCCTCCGTCGCCACGTTCCCCGCCACCAGCTCCACGTCCGGAAGGGCCTTCTTGACGGCGCGCACCGAGTCGAGCACTCCTTTGGAATGGCCGTGCGCCGTGTCGATGACCAGCACGTCGACCTTCGCCTCCACCAGGGCGCGCGCCCGGTTCAGCGCCTCCTCCCCCACGCCGATGGCGGCGCCCACGCGCAGCCGGCCGAGCTGGTCCTTGCAAGCGTTCGGGTACTTGATGTTCTTCTGGATGTCCTTGACGGTGATCAGCCCCTTGAGATGGTAGTCCTTGTCCACCACCAGGAGCTTCTCGATCTTGTGCTGGTGCAGGTGGCGCTTGGCCTCCTCCAGCGTCGTCCCGACCGGGACGGTGACCAGGTTCTTCTTGGTCATCAAATCCGAGATCGGCAGATCGAGGCGGGTCTCGAAGCGCAGGTCGCGGTTGGTCAGGATTCCCACCAGGCGGCCGCCCGCGTCGGTGATCGGTACCCCCGAGATCTTGTACTTGCGCATCACCTCGAGCGCCTCGAAGATGCGGTTCTCGGGATGCATGGTAATCGGATCGACGATCATGCCGCTCTCCGAGCGCTTGACCTTGTCGACCTCCAGGACCTGGTCCTCCACCGTCAGGTTCTTGTGGACGATCCCCAGCCCCCCCTGCTGCGCCATCGCGATCGCCAGGCGCGACTCGGTGACCGTGTCCATGGCAGCGGAAACGATCGGGATGTTCAGGCGGATCCGGCGGGTGAGCCGGGTGCCGGTGTCGGCTCGCGAGGGGAGCACCTCGCTGCCGGCCGGCTTCAGCAGCACGTCGTCGAACGTCAGCCCCTCGGGAATCTGGCCGTCTATCATCGACTCCGCCTTCGGCTTCGTCTTTGTATCATCGTCTCCGGCTTCGCCTCCGACTTTGGTTCATCAGCTCCACCTCATCCGCGCACCCCGTGCACGACCTTTCCCTCCGCGGCCCCGTGGCATTTCTTGTACTTCTTGCCGGAGCCGCATGGACAGGGGTCGTTGCGCCCCACCTTGGTCCCCGCCGCCGCCCGGCGCGGCTCGGCCGCCTCCTTGGCGGGCGCCGAGTAGGTGAGGTCCCGCTCGCGCTTCTCCTGCATCTGCTCGCGCTCCTTCTGGATGACCGGCTCCATCAGGAACAGGAAGCGGACGATGTCGTTCTCGATCCGCTCCTTCATCGCGGAGAACATCTCGAAGGACTCGCGTTTGTACTCGGTGAGGGGATCGCGCTGGCCGTAGCCGCGCAGGCCTATCCCCTCCTTCAGATGGTCCATGTTGAGCAGGTGGTCCTTCCACTGGGTGTCGATCACGTTCAGCATCACCAGCCGCTCGTGCTGGCGCATGATCTCGGGCCCGAGCGCCGCTTCCTTCTCGGCGTAGCGCTTGCCGATGGCTTCCCACAACGCCTTGCGCAGCTCCGCCCGCGACACCGCATGGAAGTCGACTCCGGCCTTGACCGGATCGATGCCGAACTGGCGCTGCATCTGCAGGGTCATCTCGGGGATCGACCACTCTTCCGGATCCACTCCCTCGGGGGCATAGGTGTCGAGAATCCAGTCGAGGATATCCTCCATCTTCGTGGACAGGTACTCGCTCTGTCCTTTCCCTTCCAGCAGCTCGCGGCGCAGCGAGTAGATCTCCACGCGCTGCATGTTCATCACGTCATCGTATTCCAGCAGGTGCTTGCGGATGTCGAAGTTGCGCGCCTCCACCTGCTTCTGGGCCCGCTCGATGGAGCGGGACACCATCGGATGGATGATCGGAACGTCCTCCTCCATCCCCAGCTTCAGCATCAGCCCTTTGAGCCGATCGGAGCCGAAGATGCGCAGCAGGTCGTCCTCCAGGCTCAGGTAGAAGCGCGACGAGCCGGGATCGCCCTGGCGTCCGGCGCGCCCGCGCAGCTGGTTGTCGATGCGCCGCGCCTCGTGGCGCTCCGTCCCCAGGATGTGCAGCCCCCCCAGCACCACCACCCGATCGTGCTCCTCGACGCAGTGCGCTCTGGCCTCCTCCAGCGCGGCCGTCAGCGCGGCTTCCGCCTGCTCGGGGGTCTCGAGCGTCTGGGAGGTCACGGCGCGCTTCGCCTGGAACTCGGGGTTGCCTCCCAGCAGGATGTCGGTGCCGCGGCCCGCCATGTTGGTGGCGATGGTCACTGCGGCGAGCCGGCCGGCTTGCGCTACGATCTCCGCCTCGCGCTCGTGGTACTTGGCGTTGAGCACCACGTGCGGCACTCCTTTGCGCTTGAGCAGCGAAGAGAGATGCTCCGATTTCTCGATCGACACGGTGCCCACCAGGACCGGCTGCCCCTTCTGGTGCAGCTCCTCGATCTCCCCCACCACCGCGCGGTACTTCTCCTCCTCGGTGCGGTAGATCACGTCGGGGTTCTCGACGCGGATGAGATCGCGGTTGGTCGGGACGATCGTCACCTCCAGCTTGTAGATCTTGTCGAACTCCACCGCCTCGGTGTCGGCCGTCCCGGTCATCCCCGAGAGCTTGTCGTACATGCGGAAGTAGTTCTGGAAGGTGATGGTCGCGAGGGTCTGGTTCTCCTTCTCGATCTTGACCTTTTCCTTGGCCTCCACCGCCTGGTGCAGCCCGTCGCTCCAGCGCCGCCCCGGCATCAGGCGGCCGGTGAACTCGTCGACGATGACCACCTGGCCTTCCTTGACCATGTAGTCGACGTCGCGGCGGAACAGGATGTGGGCGCGCAGCGCCTGCTGCACGCAGTGGTTCAGCTCCATGAACTCCGGGTCGTAGAGGTTCGGCACGCCCAGGGCCTTCTCCACCGTCTCGACGCCGGTTTCCGTCAGGTTCACGGTGCGCGCCTTCTCATCGACCTTGAAGTCGTCCTCCTGCTTCAGGCGCGGGATGATGCGGTCCGACTCGTAGTACTTGTCGGTGGACTCGTCCGAGGGGCCGCTGATGATGAGCGGCGTGCGCGCCTCGTCGATCAGGATCGAGTCGACCTCGTCGACGATGGCGAAGACGTGGCCGCGCTGCACGAAGGAGTCGAGCGAATACTTCATGTTGTCGCGCAGGTAGTCGAAGCCGAACTCGTTGTTGGTTCCGTAGGTCACGTCGGCGCCGTAGGCGACCTGGCGCTGGGCGTCGGTCAGCTCGTGCTGGATCACCCCCACCGACAATCCGAGGAAACGGTAGATCCGGCCCATCCAGTCGGCGTCGCGGCGCGCCAGGTAGTCGTTGACGGTGATGATGTGGACGCCTTTCCCCGGCAGCGCGTTGAGGTAGGCGGGCAGGGTGGCGACCAGGGTCTTCCCCTCCCCGGTCTTCATCTCGGCGATCTTGCCCTGGTGCAGGACCATGCCGCCGATCAGCTGCACGTCGAAGTGGCGCATCCCCAGGACGCGCCGTCCCGCCTCGCGAACCACCGCGAAGGCTTCGTGCAGCAGGTCGTCCAGCTCCTCCCCCTGCTCCAATCGGGCGCGGAACTCGGCGGTCTTGGCGCGCAGCTGCTCGTCGCCGAGTCCCTGCAGGGAAGGCTCGAGGGCCCCGATCGCCGCCACGCGGGGCTGGAGCTTCTTCAGCTCGCGCTCGTTCTTGCTGCCGATGACTAGCTTGAGTGCCTGGTCGAGGAACATCCGGCCCCTTTATTTTTCAAGACGATACCGCAGAGGCCGCGGGAGCGTCAAACCGCGGAGGGTGCGCTCAAGGAACGAAAAAAGGGCGGAAGGTGCCGCTTTCCGCCCCGGCTGAAGATACGCTCGTCGTTCAATAGGTCCTGAAATCGTCCAGGATGTAGCGCGTCGGATCCACCGCCCGCTGGTGCACCACCACCTCATAGTGAAGATGCGGGCCGGTGCTCCGCCCGGTGCTCCCCACCATGCCGATCACGTCTCCGCGATGCACCCGCTGCCCCGGCCGCACCATGAACCTCTGCAGGTGGCCGTAGTGGGTCACCATGCCGTAACCATGGGAGATGACCAGGAAATTCCCATATCCTCCCGTGGGGCCCGCCATCGTGACGATGCCGTCCGCCGGGGCCACCACCTTGGTCCCCGGCGCGGCGGCGATGTCCAGCCCCTGGTGGAAATCGCGCTCGCCCGTGAAGGGGTCTTTCCGCCAGCCGTAGCCGTTGCCGTACAGCCCGCGCACCGGAAGGATCGACGGCGTGGAGGCCAGGAAGGCGACCTGCTTCTGAAACGCCGGCTCCATCGCTTCCAGGCTCTGCTGCAGTTCCTGCGATCGACCCTCCAGCACCTTCAGCTCGCGCTGCACGAAGCGCGCCCCGTCGACCGGTCCGAGGTTCTGCAGGCTCAGCCCTCCACCGGCCGGCGTCCTCTGTGACAGCGGCAGCCTGGCCACTCCGAGGACCAGGCCCATCTCGCTGGTGCGCGACTCGAAGTCGGCCATCTTGCGCCGCAGGTCGCTCAGCGCCAGATCGACTTCCTCCGTCGTCTTCTTCAGCTCCTCGTTCTGCCGGGACAGCCGCGAGGTGACCCAGCTCAGGTAGGTGGTGCGCAGGACGAAATGGGGCAACAGAATCCCGGACAGGAGGAGGGCCACGAGGGTCACCCCCATCACCAGGACGAAGTTTCTCGAGACCTTCAGCCGGCGGGACTTCTCGGCCGCGTGAGGCACGATCATGATGGTGTAGAACTTGCGGTTCTTCCCGCTCACGGCGTCCCTCGCGCTAAAAAGGGGGGCATGCTAGCACGCACCCCCCGGAGGGTCAAGGAATTCATTCTCCAGCTACTTCCGCCCGCCGGAATCCATGGGAGATCCATGGCCCGCTTAGACTATATATGCGAAAATAAAATTGACAATATATTCAATTATGATATTTCATATTATTACTGCATTGCGTATTTTCAACCTTCGATGTTTCAGCCACTTGCGGCTCAAGACCCAACCGAAAGTTGCATCTTCATGGCGCTTTGAGGAGAATGCCGCATGCCAAAACCCGCCCGCCCTCCCCTCGACGACTCCCAGATGGCCGGCCAGCTGTTGTTCATCGGCATCGACGGCACCTCGCTGTCGGACGAGCTGGCGCGGCGCCTGCGCTCGGTTTCCCCGGGGGGCATCATCCTGTTCGCCAGAAACCTGGTGGACGGCCAGCAAGTCGCCGCCTTCTGCCGCGAGCTCGACACGCTGCTCCCCGTCCGCCCCTTCCTGGCGATCGATCAGGAGGGAGGCCGGGTGAACCGATTGAAAGGAATCTTTCCCGAGATTCCTCCGAACCTTCACCTGGCGGGACAAGAGGACGCCGAGGAGAGGGTCCGGACCCACGGACGTGAAACCGGCAGGGGGCTGCGCCTGCTCGGATTCAACCTGAACTTCGCCCCCGTCCTCGATCTCTCCACCGCCGAATCTCCCAACGGGATTGGCGACCGCGCCTATGGATCCGACCCGCGGCGCGTGGCACAGCTGGCGGAGATCTTCCTCGACGCCCAGCGGGGGGAGGGGGTACTGGGATGCGGCAAGCATTTCCCGGGTCTGGGGGAAGGAAGGGTCGACTCGCACCTGGATCTGCCGGTGATCACGAAGTCATCTGCCGCCCTGTGGAGCCGTGACCTCGTTCCCTATCGCGAGCTGCGCGACCGGCTGCCGATGATCATGGTCGGGCACGCTTTTTACCCCGATCTTCAGGGCCCCGCGCCGGGTCCCGCAACCCTTTCGGAGCCGGTGGTGCAGCGGCTGCTGCGCGAGCGCATCGGCTACCGCGGCGTGATCCTGACCGATGATCTGGAGATGGGGGCCGTGGATCAGAAAGCCGATCCGGGTGAAGTCGCCTGGCAGGCGCTGCAGGCGGGGAACGACATGATGATGTACTGCAAGTCGTGGGAGCGGATCGAGGCGGCGCATCACTTCCTGCACCGCAAAATCCGCTCCGGCTCGCTGCCCACCCGCAGGCTCAACGCCTCGCTGGAGCGGCTCTTCGATCTCAAGGATGCCCTGGCCTCCGCCGGCGCACCGGCTCCTTTCAGGAGCAGCGCGCTGCAGGAGGTCTGCCAGGTGCTGGGCCGCCTCGATGCGACGGAGAGTTGAGCTTCATTCCTCCAGCGCCGGCTTCCCGGTGAGCCGCCGGAAGATCTCCAGGTAGCGATCGCGCGTGCCCGCCACCACCTCCGGCGGAAGCGTCGGAACCGGAGGCTGCTTGTTCCAGCCGATCCCTTCCAGATAATTCCGCACGTACTGCTTGTCGAACGAATCCTGGCTCCTTCCCGGAGCGTACCCGTCGGCCGGCCAGAAGCGCGAGGAGTCGGGCGTCAGCACTTCGTCCGCCAGGAGGATCGAGCCGTCGACGGTGCCGAACTCGAACTTCGTGTCGGCGATCAGGATGCCGGCCGACTCGGCATGCCGGCTGGCGGCGAGGTAGACCGCCAGGCTCAGCTCCTTCAGGCGGCGGGCCGTGTCGCTTCCCACCAGCTGCTCGAGCTGCGCCATCGAGATGTTCTCGTCGTGGCCGGTCGTCGCCTTCGTGGAGGGGGTGAAGATCGGCTCCGGCAGCTTGCTCGATTCCTTCAGCCCGGCGGGCAGCGGCACGCCGGAGACCGACCGGGTCTTCTGATACTCCTTCCAGCCCGAGCCTGCCAGGTAGCCGCGCACCACGCACTCCGCCGGGAACATCGAGGCCTTGCGCGCCAGCGTCGAGCGGCCCGCCAGGACCGCGGCGTGCGGCCGCAGAGTGGCGGGAAACTCGGTGAAGCGGCCGGTGATCAGGTGATTGGGAACGATCTCGCGGGTCTTCGCGAACCAGAAGAGCGACAGCTGGTTCAGGACCTTCCCTTTGTCCGGGATGCCGTTGGGGAGGACATAGTCGAAGGCCGAGATCCGATCGGTCGAGACGATGAGAAGGTCTCCGCCCACCTGGTAGATGTCGCGCACCTTGCCGCGACTCGCGAGTATCAGGTCGGAAAGATGGGTTTCGAGCACGAACTCCGGCGCCGTCATGAGTGCCTCCGGAAAGGGATGACGATGTGGCAAGAGGCGGCATTCTAGCCGCGCCGGATCGCGGCGTCAACGCTGAGGAAAAGCGGTTTTTCGGTACCGGGCGCGCCGGACGCCCTCAGTGATGGCTTTCGGGGGGATGAATCTTCTTGTTGAGCAGGCGCCGCTCGAACACTCCCAGGATGGTCAGCGTCAGAAAGATCAGGGCGGTCGCGATCAGCGCCAGGACGTAGTGTGCCAATCCGACCAGCAATCCGACCGATGCCACCGACCAGATGAGCGCCGCCGTGGTCAATCCGGCGATCTGGCCGCGCGACTGGATGATGGTTCCCGCTCCCAGAAAGCCGATGCCGGTCACCACCTGGGCCGCCACCCGGCCCGGATCGCCCGGCCTTCCCTCTCCGGCGACGGCGGCCGCAAGCAGAGAAACCTCCATGAAATAGCAGGAGCCGAGGCAGATCAGGATGTTCGTCCGGAAGCCGGCGGATTTGCGCTTCAGCTCCCGCTCGACGCCGATGATGCCGCCGCACACGATGGCCAGCGCCGACTTCAGCAGAAAGCCGTTCAGAAGGTGCAGCTCGTTCGTCAGTTCGGGGATCATCGGGTTCGCCACCTGTCCGTCGGCGTGAATCTAGTGCCGCCGGTGCCCCCCGGCAAGGCGGTGTTTCGACTCCGGAATCCCTTCCGCGCGGTTTCCCCGGCAGCCCTACTCCTCCGGAGCGGCGGGCACGAAGGGATGGGCAATCCCCTCGCGGGCCGCCTCGAGGGAGGTGGTCAGCCGCCCTTCGAGGCGCACCTCGCTGCGCTCGTCGAGCGACTGCGCGCTGCGGTAGTGGGCCAGCGCCTCGTCACGCTTTCCCTGCCGGTCGAGGATCTGGCCGGCCCAGACATGGCTCCAGGCGAGCTCCATCCGCCGGGTCCGGTCGCCCATGCGGATGACCTGTTCGTACTGCTCCAGCGCCTGCGCCAGCTTTCCCTGGACGTGCAACGCCTGCGCCAGCCAGAAGCGCGCCTCCAGGTCCGCCGGGTCCAGCTCCACGGCGGCCGAGAGCTCCTGCTCCGCTTCCGCGTTCTTCGCGGAGGTCAGCATCGACCGTCCGAGCGCGACGCGGTAGGGCACCGTCTCTTCCACCACCACCTTGCGTACCAGGTCGCGCGGCACCCGCGAGCCGCGGGCCCGCGACAGGTATTCCTTCCACTCCGATTCCGCCTGCCGCAGGCTCCGTCCGTAGATCTTCTCGAAGCTGGCCAGGTTCTCTTCGTGCACCGCCGCGTCGGGGCTGTTGACCAGCTGCGCATAGGCCTGCCGGAGCTTCGGCCAGCCATAGGTCGCCTCGAGATAGTCGGTGAAGCAGGCCGCCTCCGGATAGGCGATGCGCGGCCGCGTCAGGTCCTCTCCGAAGCTGGTGTCCTCCATCAGATCCCCGAGCGGGATCAGCGCCCCCTCGCGCAGGAAGCCGCGGCACCAGTCGGTGGGCGTGGCGCGATACTTGCCGGCGTTGTCGAAGCTCTTCTCGCGCGCGGTAGCCAGCCCTTCGGCGAACAGCACCGGCGGCATGCCGATGCGCGAGGCCGCCAGGTGCACCAGCTCGTGCCAGGGATCGATCTTGCGCCGCGGACCGTAGACCTCGACGATCGTCCGGCCGTAGGTCCAGCCGTCGGCCCGGTGGCCCGTCAGCTTGCGCGCGGTCTCGGCGTCCGGGTAGAAGAAGAACACGGTCTTTCCCGGCAGCTTCACGTCGAAATCCTTGAGCAGCTTCGCCAGGATCTTCTCGCGCTGCGGGACGATCGTCTCGAGCGCCTTCTCCGCCTCGGAGCCGGGAAAGTAGTAGAAGACGAAAGAAGGGCTCTCGCGGACCAGGAACGACGGGTAGACGCGCCCCTCCCATTCCACCCCGGTGGTCCCCAGGCGCGAAGGCTGCAGCAGGTAGTCGCCCCGGTAGGGGGGCTCGAAATGGAATTCGCGAGCCTCGCGGTGCACGACCCCTTCGCCCCCGGAAGCTTCCAGCTCCACGCGCAGAGCTCCATGGTCGGGGCGCACGAAGAAATCGACGCTGAACTCACCCGATTGCGCCGGCGGCAGGAGGACCGGGTAGCCCACCTCCCAGAACACCCCGGACGCGGAATCGGCGTAATAGGTCCGCACCCGAAGGACCAGGCTCGTGGCGGTGGAGGCTCCGTTGCGGTAATCGAGCTTGAGGGTGTTCCTCCCCCAGGCCACCCGGCCGAAGCGGGCCGGCTGCAGCACGATCGCGGGAGGGGCCTCGGCGTCCTCGGTGGGAGAACCCGGTGCGGGGGCGAGCAGGAGGAGCGCCACGGCGAGAAGCGGAATCATGGATCCAGGCGCGATTTTAGCACGCCGTCGTGCCGTGCCCCGATCAGGAAGGTGGCGCGGCGCCGTCGGGCCCCATCGTCGGAGGGCGCGGCGAGGCGGGAGCGGTCGGAGTGCTTTCCTTCTGGGCGGGGTCCACCGACACGATGTAGGCCACTGGAGCATCGAAGCGCCCGAGCGCGTCCTTGAGGACCGTTCCTTCGGCCCAAGGGAACTCCTGCGCCAGGGTGGTGAACAGCGGGAAGAACTTCCGGTGGTTCTCGAGGACGAACTCCTGCTTCCCCAGGGCGCGCCGGACGCGCGCCATGTCGAGCGTCGCGGGATCGTCGTGCAGGACCACGAACTGCTGCCGGGTAAAGGTGAGGAAGCGCAGCGCCTCGGGCTGCTCGCTGGCGAAGACGTGCACCGGATGATCGGGGGCCCGGCTGGCGGCGTACAGCCCCATGATGGTCTGCGGCGCCGCGTAGTAGAACATCGCCTTGGGGCTGCGGCCGGCGCGCAGGAAGTACTGCTCGACGCTCGCTCCCGCCGCGAGCGCGAGGACACCTGCCGTCACCGCGAGGCGCACCACCGGGCGCGTTCCGCAGCAGCGCAGCGTGATCTCATCCAGGCCGATTGCCCCCATGAAGCAGAGCAGCGGCACCAGCCCGATCAGCCTCGTCAGGCTGGGACCGGCCAGTCCCACTCCCGCCACGATCGCCGCGTAGAGGAGCAGGATCATCCCCTCCCCTTCGCCCCGCCTCCGCACGAAGCGGGCCGCCACGGCCACCATCCCCAGGGCCATCAGGGCCGCGGCGACGGCCGTCTCGGGCGCGCGCCCGACGGCGGCGTAGACCAGGCTCACGCCGTCGCCGAAGAACCAGCGCGATTGCATCACTCCGAAGCGGGCCGGGTAGAAGGCCGGCATCAGCAGGGAATAGAGCAGGTTCGCGGGAATCGACGCGTCGGGAGTC
Above is a genomic segment from Candidatus Polarisedimenticolia bacterium containing:
- a CDS encoding MgtC/SapB family protein, whose product is MIPELTNELHLLNGFLLKSALAIVCGGIIGVERELKRKSAGFRTNILICLGSCYFMEVSLLAAAVAGEGRPGDPGRVAAQVVTGIGFLGAGTIIQSRGQIAGLTTAALIWSVASVGLLVGLAHYVLALIATALIFLTLTILGVFERRLLNKKIHPPESHH
- a CDS encoding tetratricopeptide repeat protein, encoding MIPLLAVALLLLAPAPGSPTEDAEAPPAIVLQPARFGRVAWGRNTLKLDYRNGASTATSLVLRVRTYYADSASGVFWEVGYPVLLPPAQSGEFSVDFFVRPDHGALRVELEASGGEGVVHREAREFHFEPPYRGDYLLQPSRLGTTGVEWEGRVYPSFLVRESPSFVFYYFPGSEAEKALETIVPQREKILAKLLKDFDVKLPGKTVFFFYPDAETARKLTGHRADGWTYGRTIVEVYGPRRKIDPWHELVHLAASRIGMPPVLFAEGLATAREKSFDNAGKYRATPTDWCRGFLREGALIPLGDLMEDTSFGEDLTRPRIAYPEAACFTDYLEATYGWPKLRQAYAQLVNSPDAAVHEENLASFEKIYGRSLRQAESEWKEYLSRARGSRVPRDLVRKVVVEETVPYRVALGRSMLTSAKNAEAEQELSAAVELDPADLEARFWLAQALHVQGKLAQALEQYEQVIRMGDRTRRMELAWSHVWAGQILDRQGKRDEALAHYRSAQSLDERSEVRLEGRLTTSLEAAREGIAHPFVPAAPEE
- a CDS encoding glycosyltransferase family 39 protein; the protein is MSAARLCAAAALLALAGEIVISLSAWKAIGGALVLAGMALMVAVAVREAAPADPVSQEPSRRQAALLLCGILVVAFLMRRVQIGAIPWGLNNDEGIEGLIACRFLAGEAITPFSSIGLSRETLFHLLLMPLFSVAGPGIASLRLLSFLCGMAAVLLAYVAGSEMFSRRTGLITSFLMAVSSWHLLYSRTGLRNIILPVFLLGALWSFHRALRERRLLYFALTGIFLAAGMNSYTSFRVVPVALLAHLAVRRFLLKRPPLRWKEIAAAGIPFVALMVPQLLVAARDPAGFLARGSYVLAQTPDASIPANLLYSLLMPAFYPARFGVMQSRWFFGDGVSLVYAAVGRAPETAVAAALMALGMVAVAARFVRRRGEGEGMILLLYAAIVAGVGLAGPSLTRLIGLVPLLCFMGAIGLDEITLRCCGTRPVVRLAVTAGVLALAAGASVEQYFLRAGRSPKAMFYYAAPQTIMGLYAASRAPDHPVHVFASEQPEALRFLTFTRQQFVVLHDDPATLDMARVRRALGKQEFVLENHRKFFPLFTTLAQEFPWAEGTVLKDALGRFDAPVAYIVSVDPAQKESTPTAPASPRPPTMGPDGAAPPS